In the genome of Camelus bactrianus isolate YW-2024 breed Bactrian camel chromosome 18, ASM4877302v1, whole genome shotgun sequence, the window TTTTAGTGATCATATCTCTCCCCAGTACTCTCCTCAGAGCCTGAGCTACATCCTTGTTCCGGAGAGTATAAATCAAAGGATTCAGCGTGGGAGTAATGATGCTGTAGAACACAGAGCCAACTTTGTCTTGCAATGGAGTACGCTGCGACCTGGGCCTCATGTATGAGAAGATGCAGGCACCAAACCAGAGGAAAACAACAGTGAGGTGGGAGCTACAAGTGGCAAAGGCATTTCTCTTACTCCCAGCTGAACGCATCTGAATGACACTGTGGAGGATGAAGGCATAGGATGTAGAAATCAGGGATATGGGGAGGAGGAGAATTAAGATGATGCTGATGTACACTGTGGCCTCATACACAGTGACGTCTCCACACACTAACTTCACAACAGCTGGAAACTCACAGTAGAAGTGGTGGATTATTCGAAGCCCACAGAAAGGGAAGTGCATCAAGATGGCTGTATAAATTAGGGAGTTTATCGATGCTCCCAACCAAGACATGGCGACCATCATCAGTCTCACCTTTCTGTTCATGAGAACAGTGTAGCGCAGTGGGTGACAGATGGCAACATAGCGGTCATAGGACATGAAAGCTAGGAGAAGACACTCAGCGCCACCCAGAGACAAATAGAGGAAG includes:
- the OR2AE1 gene encoding olfactory receptor 2AE1, which produces MWQRNQTSLADFILEGLFDDSLTHLSLFSLTLVVFLIAVGGNALTILLICADPRLHTPMYFLLSQLSLMDLMHVCTTIPKMATSYLSGEKSISFAGCATQHFLYLSLGGAECLLLAFMSYDRYVAICHPLRYTVLMNRKVRLMMVAMSWLGASINSLIYTAILMHFPFCGLRIIHHFYCEFPAVVKLVCGDVTVYEATVYISIILILLLPISLISTSYAFILHSVIQMRSAGSKRNAFATCSSHLTVVFLWFGACIFSYMRPRSQRTPLQDKVGSVFYSIITPTLNPLIYTLRNKDVAQALRRVLGRDMITKIL